From Virgibacillus natechei, the proteins below share one genomic window:
- the uvrA gene encoding excinuclease ABC subunit UvrA, which translates to MTDIITIKGARENNLKNISLDIPKHQLVVLTGPSGSGKSTLALDILQRECQRQYMESSGMASDTWSKPKVESIVGLSPSIGVGQQITNRNPRSTVGTVTDMYTYLRLIYEKLGERTCPKCQTKVKPQLENKEVHIFEEVPDYTEYVYCSACNHEMERLSRSHFSFNKPEGACETCGGLGEVAEINTKAVFNEDFSISDGAVLVWYDSYMKYQVSILEVATKYYDIPFDADLPLKEHSVILRDLLYYGVESEIFSAHFPDIKAPKTVSTGKFEGVLTGIWRRYKEKDGDTAEAALFFKEPCHNCDGERLKEASRLVKVAGSSITEIAQASLKEMLEWLTSLQGKIVEDESIIETVLHDLIVKVTRVIDVGLGYLSMDRQAVSLSGGEAQRLRLASILGSGLTGVLYILDEPTAGLHPKDTKGLVKVMQQLRDLGNTVLVIEHSIQVMQDADHIIDMGPGAGQLGGTIVGEGRLQELEGQEDSVTGAHLRESSFIGKSRRKGTGHQLTIHNAYKHNLKNITISLPLGCFVTVAGVSGSGKSTLLYDLLASGMNGNHYSGCEKITGFDEVEKMITVDQSPLSRMRRSNVATYTDVFTLIRNLFSKLPEAKQSNLTAKDFSFNTTGGRCKKCEGLGVVSVDMHFLPDLEARCPACHGKRFKDEILTVAYKEHTISDILNMSIEESLPLFNDQKKISKMIHLLNEVGLGYLQWGQSLTTLSGGEGQRIKLAKELSKQNNGHTLYILDEPSTGLHPSDVKKLLVLLNKLVDAGNTIIVVEHNSDIIVDSDWVIDIGPEGGEAGGEAGGEIVAEGTPEEVATVKASHTGAFLGAFF; encoded by the coding sequence ATGACAGATATAATCACAATCAAAGGTGCCAGGGAAAATAATTTGAAAAATATTTCACTGGACATCCCTAAGCATCAACTGGTTGTTCTGACAGGCCCATCAGGCTCTGGGAAATCGACGCTTGCACTGGATATTTTGCAGCGGGAATGTCAACGTCAGTATATGGAATCCAGCGGCATGGCCTCGGATACATGGAGTAAACCAAAAGTAGAATCAATTGTTGGATTATCTCCATCTATTGGTGTCGGGCAGCAAATTACAAATCGAAATCCTCGTTCCACGGTAGGAACCGTTACGGATATGTATACGTATTTGCGTCTTATCTATGAAAAGTTGGGAGAACGTACTTGTCCAAAATGTCAAACGAAGGTCAAACCTCAGCTTGAAAACAAAGAAGTTCACATTTTTGAAGAAGTTCCAGATTATACCGAATACGTTTATTGTTCAGCTTGTAACCATGAAATGGAAAGATTATCAAGATCTCATTTTTCCTTCAATAAGCCAGAGGGAGCTTGTGAGACTTGTGGAGGACTTGGGGAAGTGGCCGAAATTAATACGAAGGCAGTATTTAATGAGGATTTTAGTATAAGTGATGGAGCAGTGCTTGTCTGGTATGATTCCTATATGAAATACCAAGTAAGCATATTAGAAGTAGCAACTAAATACTATGATATTCCATTTGATGCCGATCTTCCATTGAAGGAGCACAGCGTAATTCTAAGAGACCTTTTATATTATGGAGTAGAAAGTGAAATTTTTTCTGCGCATTTTCCAGATATTAAAGCCCCTAAAACAGTTAGTACAGGGAAGTTTGAAGGAGTACTAACCGGAATCTGGCGAAGATACAAAGAAAAAGACGGAGATACAGCCGAGGCTGCACTCTTTTTCAAAGAACCATGCCATAATTGTGATGGTGAACGGTTAAAGGAAGCAAGCAGACTTGTAAAAGTGGCGGGTTCAAGCATTACCGAAATTGCGCAAGCGTCGTTAAAAGAAATGCTTGAATGGCTGACTAGTCTTCAAGGTAAAATCGTGGAAGACGAATCGATCATCGAGACAGTGCTGCATGATTTGATTGTTAAAGTGACAAGGGTAATTGATGTAGGTCTTGGCTATCTTTCCATGGATAGACAGGCTGTATCGCTATCCGGTGGAGAGGCGCAGCGGCTGCGATTAGCTTCCATTCTCGGGTCTGGTCTTACCGGGGTACTCTATATTCTTGATGAACCAACCGCAGGCCTGCACCCGAAGGATACAAAAGGGCTAGTAAAAGTAATGCAGCAGCTTCGTGACTTAGGAAATACCGTCCTTGTTATTGAGCACAGTATTCAAGTGATGCAGGACGCCGATCATATTATTGATATGGGTCCCGGTGCTGGTCAGCTCGGCGGAACAATCGTCGGAGAGGGACGTTTACAGGAATTAGAGGGGCAGGAGGATTCCGTGACCGGGGCGCATTTGCGAGAAAGTAGCTTTATAGGCAAAAGCCGCCGTAAAGGTACAGGTCATCAACTGACCATCCACAACGCTTATAAGCATAATTTGAAAAATATAACCATTTCTCTTCCATTAGGTTGTTTTGTTACTGTTGCTGGCGTATCGGGATCTGGAAAATCAACTTTGCTATATGATCTCCTTGCATCGGGTATGAATGGCAATCATTATAGCGGATGTGAAAAAATTACTGGATTTGATGAAGTTGAAAAGATGATTACAGTTGATCAGTCTCCATTAAGCAGAATGCGCCGTTCCAATGTTGCTACATATACAGATGTGTTTACACTCATACGAAATCTATTTTCCAAATTACCAGAAGCGAAACAAAGTAACTTAACTGCGAAGGATTTTTCCTTTAATACTACTGGTGGAAGATGCAAGAAGTGCGAAGGCCTTGGCGTCGTATCGGTTGATATGCACTTTCTGCCTGACTTAGAAGCTCGTTGTCCTGCCTGCCATGGTAAAAGATTTAAGGATGAAATTTTGACCGTTGCTTATAAAGAACATACCATCTCCGATATTCTTAACATGAGTATTGAGGAGAGTTTACCGTTGTTCAATGATCAAAAGAAAATTTCAAAGATGATCCATTTGTTAAATGAGGTTGGACTTGGCTATTTGCAGTGGGGTCAATCACTTACAACTTTATCTGGAGGTGAAGGCCAGCGGATTAAGCTTGCAAAGGAATTGAGCAAACAGAATAATGGACACACCCTTTATATATTGGATGAACCATCGACGGGGTTGCATCCCAGCGATGTGAAAAAGCTTTTGGTGCTATTAAATAAGCTTGTTGATGCAGGGAACACGATTATTGTTGTGGAACATAACAGTGACATCATTGTTGACTCCGACTGGGTTATTGACATTGGACCAGAAGGAGGAGAAGCAGGAGGAGAAGCAGGAGGAGAAATTGTTGCAGAAGGGACACCCGAGGAAGTCGCTACTGTAAAAGCTTCTCATACTGGCGCTTTCTTAGGGGCCTTTTTCTAG
- a CDS encoding Hsp33 family molecular chaperone HslO: MENKIVKTLIYDKQVRLYFVDNTKLINEILSQSKVTNRLLKLILGKSVSVVSLISGTLKGDQRISLQMTMSDPKYKVFADVDAKGNVRGYLNEELLKTSFDDINNVSLEYFIGHKGTIRVIKGSEMNQFTGITDMPYGNIVDDISHYFKQSEQTQTYIGANIELGNDNSLLFSKAIYAQLLPGAPIHLLDEVKHTINTNQEFFNRFVNFRANNSEKKLRKLFKDVKVIGYSPVQFFCGCSKEMFYGMLHSLSRDDLKQAINKKEPIDTVCQICGRTYSFGQSEIQELL, encoded by the coding sequence TTGGAAAATAAAATTGTTAAGACACTGATATATGATAAACAAGTTCGTTTATATTTTGTTGACAACACGAAATTAATTAATGAAATTTTGAGTCAGAGCAAGGTAACAAACAGACTACTTAAACTCATATTGGGAAAATCCGTATCTGTTGTGAGTTTAATTTCAGGAACCTTAAAAGGAGATCAAAGAATAAGTCTTCAAATGACGATGAGTGACCCCAAGTATAAAGTCTTTGCTGATGTTGATGCGAAAGGAAATGTACGTGGTTACCTCAATGAAGAATTACTGAAAACTTCTTTTGATGATATTAATAATGTATCGCTAGAATATTTTATTGGTCATAAAGGAACTATTCGTGTGATAAAGGGATCAGAAATGAATCAATTTACTGGCATTACTGATATGCCTTACGGAAACATTGTTGATGACATTTCACACTATTTCAAACAGAGCGAGCAGACTCAAACATATATAGGAGCCAATATTGAATTAGGAAATGATAATAGTCTTCTATTCAGTAAAGCTATATACGCCCAATTGCTTCCCGGTGCTCCCATCCATCTTCTTGATGAAGTAAAACACACCATTAATACGAATCAAGAATTCTTTAACCGCTTCGTAAATTTCAGGGCTAACAATAGTGAAAAAAAGTTGAGGAAACTATTTAAGGATGTAAAAGTGATTGGATATAGTCCAGTTCAATTTTTCTGCGGATGCTCAAAAGAAATGTTTTATGGGATGCTTCATTCATTAAGTAGAGACGATTTAAAGCAAGCGATTAATAAAAAAGAGCCTATTGATACGGTCTGTCAAATCTGTGGAAGGACATATAGCTTTGGCCAAAGCGAAATTCAAGAACTTCTTTAA
- a CDS encoding MerR family transcriptional regulator translates to MKEYWKVGELATLTGLTIRTLRYYDQIQLFSPSQYTESGHRLYTKPDLTNLQQILSLKQIGLSLDDIQAVIMNKEKNAATDIIETQIDRIKGDIQVQQKLLYELESALKTVRSKRVMSVEELTKLLGAMKMNQEKYFTKQQLDIMKSYYVQADEDTIKEVEQEFKVILKEIRLEKEKGTSPKNSKVQELAKKWSNIVYSFTGSDPDIQKQAEKFHAENPGNELQHGVDHQIYRYIEAALQDN, encoded by the coding sequence ATGAAAGAATACTGGAAAGTGGGAGAACTTGCAACACTAACGGGTTTAACGATAAGAACCCTTAGATATTATGATCAAATACAATTATTTTCTCCATCTCAATATACAGAATCCGGGCATCGTCTTTATACAAAACCAGATTTGACCAATCTACAACAGATTTTATCTTTAAAACAAATTGGTTTGTCTTTAGATGATATACAGGCTGTAATTATGAACAAAGAAAAAAATGCTGCTACGGACATCATAGAAACTCAAATAGATCGAATAAAAGGAGATATACAAGTTCAACAGAAATTACTATATGAATTAGAAAGTGCCCTTAAAACGGTACGTAGTAAAAGAGTGATGTCCGTAGAAGAATTAACAAAATTGCTAGGGGCAATGAAAATGAATCAAGAAAAATATTTTACAAAACAGCAATTAGACATTATGAAAAGCTATTATGTTCAAGCTGATGAAGATACTATAAAAGAGGTAGAGCAAGAATTTAAAGTGATTTTAAAAGAGATTCGTTTGGAAAAAGAAAAAGGCACATCTCCTAAGAATAGTAAGGTGCAAGAATTAGCAAAAAAATGGAGTAACATTGTCTACTCATTCACAGGAAGTGACCCAGATATACAGAAGCAAGCTGAAAAATTTCATGCTGAAAACCCTGGAAATGAATTACAGCACGGAGTAGACCATCAAATATATCGTTATATTGAAGCGGCTTTACAGGATAATTAA
- a CDS encoding ABC transporter ATP-binding protein, translated as MKEKQSDKGLKAFISLLLSTNIPKMALTLGLIGSVITTLVGLTIPLLTREIVDGFSMESISTTIIIAIGAAFILQAIIDGFSTYLLASVGQQIVARLRESMWLKLIRMPVSYFDKNASGESVSRVVNDTGIVKDLISQHFPQFITGIISIIGAVTILLIMDWKMTLIMLIAVPFTVALMIPLGSKMAKISRGLQDETATFTGNIQQTLAEIRLMKSSTAEPVEEKKGIADIGKLLTFGLKEARIFALIGPLMYLIIMIVVVVIIGYGGIRVAEGSMSTGSLVAFLLYLFQIIMPITTFAMFFTQLQKAKGATERIIGILELPQEAGQGGMEKDISSETVHVSNVSFAYNDKEPVLEQVSFEARPGEKIAFAGPSGGGKTTLFGLIERFYEPTAGDIRIGDTSITDLSMKSWRDQIGYVSQESAMMAGTIRENLTYGLSESESIPDDRLWEVAEMAYADQFIKAFSEGLDTKVGERGVKLSGGQRQRINIARAFLRDPEILMMDEATASLDSQSEKIVQQALTRLMEGRTTFVIAHRLSTITDADKIIFIEKGKITGSGTHQGLINTHELYREFAEQQLS; from the coding sequence ATGAAAGAGAAACAAAGTGATAAAGGCCTTAAAGCCTTTATTTCCCTTTTATTATCAACGAATATACCGAAAATGGCCCTGACATTAGGCTTAATCGGAAGTGTGATCACAACACTTGTAGGACTCACCATCCCCTTACTGACAAGGGAAATAGTAGATGGCTTCTCCATGGAATCTATAAGCACTACGATCATCATTGCCATTGGAGCGGCTTTTATCTTACAAGCAATTATTGATGGTTTTTCTACTTATCTACTAGCTTCAGTTGGGCAGCAAATCGTTGCACGACTAAGGGAGTCTATGTGGCTAAAGCTTATTCGGATGCCAGTGAGTTATTTTGACAAAAATGCAAGCGGTGAATCCGTGAGTCGTGTTGTAAATGATACGGGGATTGTGAAAGATCTGATTTCACAGCACTTCCCGCAATTTATAACAGGGATTATTTCCATTATAGGGGCAGTGACGATCCTACTCATTATGGATTGGAAAATGACATTAATTATGCTGATTGCTGTGCCGTTTACGGTTGCTCTGATGATCCCGCTTGGTAGTAAGATGGCAAAAATTTCACGTGGATTGCAGGATGAAACAGCAACTTTTACAGGGAACATTCAGCAAACCCTTGCTGAGATCCGTCTCATGAAGTCTTCAACTGCTGAACCTGTTGAAGAGAAAAAAGGAATAGCAGACATTGGAAAATTACTCACGTTTGGATTAAAGGAAGCACGGATCTTTGCCCTGATCGGCCCGCTTATGTATCTAATTATCATGATCGTTGTCGTGGTGATCATTGGATATGGCGGTATACGAGTTGCTGAGGGATCGATGTCGACAGGTTCGCTTGTGGCATTTTTACTTTATCTTTTCCAAATCATTATGCCAATTACAACATTTGCGATGTTCTTCACCCAGTTACAAAAGGCGAAAGGGGCAACAGAGCGGATTATTGGTATTCTGGAATTGCCTCAGGAAGCTGGACAGGGTGGTATGGAGAAGGATATATCAAGTGAAACTGTTCATGTGTCTAATGTATCTTTTGCCTATAATGACAAGGAGCCTGTACTTGAACAGGTGTCCTTTGAAGCCCGTCCTGGTGAAAAGATTGCTTTTGCCGGGCCAAGTGGTGGCGGTAAAACTACATTATTCGGTCTGATTGAGCGGTTTTATGAACCAACTGCAGGAGACATACGGATCGGTGACACATCGATAACGGACCTATCGATGAAATCATGGCGCGATCAAATTGGATATGTTTCTCAGGAAAGTGCGATGATGGCAGGAACCATTCGCGAAAATTTAACCTATGGATTAAGTGAATCAGAAAGTATACCAGATGATCGATTATGGGAAGTAGCTGAAATGGCTTATGCCGACCAATTTATTAAGGCATTTTCAGAAGGATTGGACACGAAAGTCGGGGAGCGTGGTGTGAAACTGTCAGGCGGGCAAAGGCAGCGGATTAACATTGCACGTGCCTTTCTAAGGGATCCTGAAATTCTTATGATGGATGAAGCTACAGCTAGCTTGGATAGTCAATCGGAAAAGATTGTCCAGCAGGCGCTAACTCGGTTGATGGAGGGGCGTACAACCTTTGTTATTGCACATCGATTATCGACCATTACAGATGCCGATAAGATCATTTTTATAGAAAAAGGAAAGATAACAGGAAGTGGGACGCATCAGGGATTGATCAATACCCACGAGTTGTACCGTGAGTTTGCGGAACAACAGTTATCATGA
- a CDS encoding acrylyl-CoA reductase family protein, whose translation MDTFQALVLDKENEQTNLEVKNLTLDDLPEGDVTIQVAYSSINYKDGMVGIKNQMVGSYPHVPGIDLAGTVIDSADGSFKKGDEVIVTSYTLGTGHFGGFSQVARVPKDWVVSLPKGLSLKEAMILGTAGLTAGLSIQRLEDNGLNSSKGSVLVAGATGGVGSLSVDMLAKKGYNVAASTGKASEAEYLKKLGAKEIIDREEITDTDGTPTRKKKWAAAVDPVGGQTLQYILSTLKYDGSVATSGLAGGVAVSTTVLPFISRGINWLGIDSVQCSMEIRKKIWNRLADDLKPTFLNEDIVSEVPLEEVPGVLEEILEGKVRGRTLVKL comes from the coding sequence ATGGACACTTTTCAAGCGCTTGTGTTAGATAAAGAAAATGAACAAACCAATTTAGAAGTGAAAAATTTAACGTTGGATGATTTACCTGAAGGAGATGTAACCATACAGGTTGCTTACTCTAGCATTAATTATAAAGATGGGATGGTCGGTATAAAAAATCAAATGGTTGGATCTTATCCTCACGTTCCAGGCATTGATTTAGCAGGGACCGTAATCGATTCCGCTGATGGAAGTTTTAAAAAAGGTGATGAAGTTATTGTTACAAGCTATACTTTAGGAACAGGGCATTTCGGTGGGTTTAGCCAGGTTGCGAGAGTTCCGAAAGATTGGGTTGTTTCGCTACCAAAAGGTTTATCACTCAAAGAGGCAATGATCCTTGGCACAGCTGGACTAACAGCTGGTTTATCGATCCAGAGGCTCGAGGACAATGGCCTAAACTCAAGCAAAGGATCCGTACTCGTTGCAGGTGCTACAGGTGGTGTCGGCAGTCTTTCTGTAGACATGCTAGCTAAAAAAGGTTACAACGTTGCAGCAAGCACTGGAAAAGCCAGTGAAGCCGAATACCTAAAAAAATTAGGTGCAAAGGAAATTATAGATCGGGAAGAAATTACCGATACAGATGGAACGCCAACCAGGAAGAAAAAGTGGGCAGCAGCTGTGGATCCAGTTGGCGGCCAAACCCTACAATATATTTTAAGTACGTTAAAATACGATGGTTCTGTCGCCACATCTGGTTTAGCAGGCGGTGTAGCAGTATCGACTACAGTCCTCCCGTTTATCTCTAGAGGAATCAACTGGCTTGGGATTGATTCGGTTCAATGCTCGATGGAAATACGCAAGAAAATCTGGAACCGGTTAGCAGATGATTTAAAACCTACATTTCTTAATGAAGACATTGTCAGTGAAGTACCATTGGAGGAAGTACCAGGCGTATTAGAAGAAATTCTGGAAGGGAAAGTTCGTGGACGGACGCTTGTGAAATTATAA
- a CDS encoding nucleotidyltransferase domain-containing protein: MTVGEVIHLVSKELETIPGIVGVVLGGSRARDTHRPDSDIDIGIYYDEVAGFDTNAVGKAATKLDDENRKNLVTSLGEWGSWINGGGWIVVEGYHVDLIFRDVNRVETVIEDCLSGSISSHYHTGHPHAYLNVMYMGEISICSIVADPTNQLAALQAKTIPYPESLKDAIIGYFMFEASFSFMFADDNVDKDDISYVAGHCFRVVSCLNQVLFAANETYCINEKKAVAMVEHFSIKPKNYKERIDNAIRLLSSDKNNTRKGVNLLGQLVTETEQLLDKN, from the coding sequence ATGACTGTGGGAGAAGTCATTCATCTTGTAAGTAAGGAACTCGAAACAATACCGGGAATTGTCGGAGTAGTATTAGGTGGTTCGAGAGCAAGGGACACGCATCGACCTGATTCTGATATTGATATTGGGATTTATTATGACGAAGTAGCTGGATTTGATACTAATGCAGTTGGGAAAGCTGCTACAAAACTGGATGACGAGAATCGGAAAAATCTAGTAACATCTTTAGGTGAGTGGGGATCCTGGATCAATGGTGGTGGCTGGATTGTTGTCGAAGGCTATCATGTGGATCTTATTTTTCGTGATGTGAATAGAGTGGAGACTGTGATAGAGGATTGTCTATCAGGATCCATTTCTTCCCACTATCACACGGGTCATCCTCATGCCTACTTAAATGTGATGTATATGGGTGAAATTTCGATTTGCAGCATCGTAGCTGATCCGACAAATCAACTTGCGGCATTACAGGCGAAGACAATACCTTATCCTGAATCCTTGAAAGATGCGATTATCGGCTATTTTATGTTCGAAGCATCTTTTTCCTTCATGTTTGCAGATGATAACGTGGATAAAGATGATATTTCCTATGTCGCCGGGCATTGCTTCAGGGTGGTTTCCTGTTTGAATCAAGTTCTATTTGCTGCGAATGAAACATACTGCATTAATGAGAAAAAAGCTGTAGCGATGGTTGAGCATTTTTCAATAAAACCGAAAAACTACAAGGAGAGAATAGACAACGCTATTCGTTTACTATCTTCGGATAAAAATAATACTAGAAAAGGCGTGAATCTACTGGGGCAGCTTGTGACAGAAACAGAACAGTTACTTGATAAAAATTAA
- a CDS encoding EcsC family protein produces the protein MTEYEVKVYEDIKLWRKKVLKRSSLFNQVSKKAQTKVNGMIPEKAHNIITESIKNMVKATLVGSNITKAKPQPAGVSLYDRDELMKEKLTSYRKTAVIEGAGTGAGGIFLGFADFPLLLSIKMKFLFEAASVYGYDPNEYEERLFILHVFQLAFSSDEKRRETFRIISNWESEKGKLMDMDWRVFQQEYRDYIDLIKMLQLIPGFGAIVGAYANHNLLDTLGETAMNAYRLRFLQ, from the coding sequence GTGACAGAATATGAAGTGAAGGTTTATGAGGATATAAAACTGTGGCGGAAAAAAGTTCTGAAGCGGTCTAGTCTTTTCAACCAGGTATCGAAGAAAGCACAAACAAAAGTGAACGGAATGATTCCCGAGAAAGCCCATAACATTATCACTGAGAGTATAAAAAATATGGTAAAGGCGACCTTGGTCGGATCGAATATTACCAAGGCAAAACCGCAACCAGCTGGAGTAAGTTTGTATGACAGAGATGAGCTCATGAAGGAAAAGCTGACATCTTACCGGAAAACAGCGGTTATCGAAGGAGCGGGAACTGGTGCAGGAGGTATTTTCCTAGGGTTTGCTGATTTTCCGTTGCTTTTATCGATAAAGATGAAATTTTTATTTGAAGCGGCTTCTGTGTATGGCTATGATCCAAATGAATATGAGGAGCGTTTGTTTATACTGCATGTGTTCCAGCTTGCCTTTTCAAGTGATGAGAAACGGAGGGAAACCTTTCGTATTATATCTAATTGGGAATCAGAAAAGGGAAAGCTCATGGATATGGATTGGCGGGTGTTTCAACAGGAGTACCGAGATTATATTGACCTGATTAAAATGCTGCAATTGATTCCAGGGTTTGGCGCAATTGTAGGAGCATATGCGAATCATAACCTACTTGATACACTGGGAGAAACAGCGATGAATGCGTATCGATTGCGGTTTTTGCAATGA
- a CDS encoding DUF6036 family nucleotidyltransferase: MMDKKRHFDSSKEIIEAMYYLDNYCILKNIHAEIVLMGGSAIMITLGILNGMNFRSTNDIDVETISTTDMDLLQESLDLSNIHLVGGIMEVPPLEDLKEKDNLYEIHQDFSDINLFVPNIEILACCKIFSKRQKDLDDLENTPLLDACDKGKLLEMVNEYKVELLNPNDPDLNVHQLDNIFRQRSI; the protein is encoded by the coding sequence ATGATGGATAAAAAACGACATTTTGATAGTTCAAAGGAAATCATAGAAGCAATGTACTATCTTGATAATTATTGTATCTTAAAAAATATACATGCTGAGATAGTGTTGATGGGTGGCTCTGCTATTATGATAACACTTGGAATATTAAATGGTATGAATTTTCGTTCAACAAATGATATTGATGTAGAAACTATATCCACTACCGATATGGATTTACTGCAGGAAAGTTTGGATTTATCAAATATTCATTTAGTGGGTGGGATCATGGAGGTTCCTCCATTAGAAGATCTTAAAGAAAAAGATAATTTGTACGAAATACACCAGGATTTTAGTGATATTAACCTGTTTGTACCAAACATTGAAATATTAGCCTGTTGTAAAATATTCTCAAAAAGGCAAAAGGATCTTGATGATTTGGAAAACACGCCACTTCTAGACGCTTGTGATAAAGGGAAGTTGCTCGAGATGGTTAATGAATATAAAGTTGAGCTTTTAAATCCGAATGATCCAGATCTAAATGTTCATCAATTGGATAACATTTTCCGTCAAAGAAGTATATAA
- a CDS encoding aldo/keto reductase produces MSNPIPEITLNDGMTLPAVGFGTYNLNGNEGANAINNAMEIGYRLIDTAYNYENEGTVGEALRRSSIPRSELRITSKLPGRYQTYDKAVTTIQESLYRANLDYYDLYLIHWPNPKQDTYVEAWQALIDAKKWGLIRSIGVCNFLPEHIERLDKETGVKPSINQIELHPFFNQEQQRKWHEQNNVQTQSWSPLARANAVLQHETIQKIADHHNKTISQIILRWHYQLGAISIPKSASPERQLQNISIFDFSLDDTEMSTLATLTRPDGRNKDQDPAIYEEF; encoded by the coding sequence ATGAGTAACCCAATTCCAGAGATCACACTTAATGATGGCATGACGTTGCCAGCTGTAGGTTTTGGTACATATAACCTCAATGGAAATGAAGGTGCTAATGCTATAAACAATGCCATGGAAATAGGATACCGACTAATTGATACTGCTTATAATTATGAAAACGAAGGTACTGTAGGTGAAGCCCTTAGGCGCAGTTCTATTCCAAGAAGCGAGTTAAGAATCACATCCAAATTACCAGGTCGTTATCAAACATACGATAAGGCAGTTACTACCATTCAGGAATCTTTATACCGCGCAAATCTGGATTATTATGATTTATATCTTATTCATTGGCCAAACCCGAAACAAGATACTTATGTGGAAGCTTGGCAAGCGTTAATTGACGCAAAAAAATGGGGATTGATTCGTTCCATTGGTGTATGTAATTTCTTACCTGAACATATCGAGCGTTTAGATAAGGAAACAGGTGTTAAGCCAAGCATCAATCAAATAGAATTACATCCATTTTTCAACCAGGAACAGCAAAGAAAATGGCACGAACAGAATAACGTCCAGACACAATCCTGGAGCCCATTAGCCCGAGCAAATGCAGTCTTACAACACGAAACGATTCAAAAGATTGCCGATCATCATAACAAGACGATTTCACAAATTATTTTACGCTGGCATTATCAACTCGGGGCAATTTCAATACCTAAATCTGCATCCCCTGAACGGCAATTACAAAATATATCTATTTTTGATTTTTCGCTTGATGATACAGAAATGAGTACACTCGCAACATTGACTCGTCCTGATGGTAGAAATAAAGATCAAGACCCTGCTATTTATGAGGAATTTTAA
- a CDS encoding ABC transporter permease — translation MRNSKLYWNVSDGWTMSRRSLKHIFREPESLLMAIGLPIAIMVMFVYVFGGAIQTGTDYVNYVVPGVIITCVGFGSSLIAISVTQDMTGGLFERLRSMPLLPSSLMVGHVIGGFVRNAIATTVIFLVAILIGFQPNAGLLEWLGVIGVLSLFMFSLNWLFVTIGLITKSVETANAATFPMLFLPYISSAFVPTETMPSWLHAFAENQPMTPLIETLRGLLLGTPIGNNAWLTIAWFGGLLIVSFVIATILFKRRKRE, via the coding sequence ATGCGTAATTCAAAATTATACTGGAACGTATCAGATGGCTGGACAATGTCACGGCGGAGCTTAAAGCATATTTTTCGTGAACCAGAGTCTCTGTTAATGGCTATTGGACTGCCAATAGCCATTATGGTCATGTTCGTCTATGTCTTTGGAGGGGCTATTCAGACAGGGACGGACTATGTCAATTATGTTGTTCCAGGTGTGATTATTACATGTGTAGGTTTTGGAAGTTCATTGATAGCGATAAGTGTTACACAGGACATGACTGGAGGTTTATTTGAACGCCTCCGCAGTATGCCACTCCTCCCCTCTTCATTAATGGTAGGTCATGTAATCGGCGGGTTCGTCCGCAATGCGATTGCAACGACAGTAATTTTCCTCGTTGCGATACTCATTGGATTTCAGCCAAATGCAGGTTTATTGGAATGGCTAGGTGTAATAGGGGTCTTGTCTCTTTTCATGTTTTCGCTTAATTGGCTTTTTGTTACTATTGGTTTAATCACAAAAAGCGTGGAAACGGCTAATGCAGCTACGTTTCCTATGTTGTTCCTACCTTATATTAGTAGTGCCTTTGTCCCAACCGAGACCATGCCCTCATGGTTGCACGCATTCGCTGAAAATCAGCCAATGACTCCACTGATTGAAACATTGCGTGGACTGCTTCTTGGCACACCGATTGGTAACAATGCCTGGTTAACAATCGCTTGGTTCGGTGGATTGCTTATCGTCTCATTTGTTATTGCAACAATCCTATTTAAACGTCGTAAGCGTGAGTAG